A segment of the Nostoc sp. TCL26-01 genome:
GCGGCATTGTTGGGTATATTGGCACTCAAGCAGCGACAGAAATTTTATTGGCTGGGTTAGAAAAATTAGAGTATCGTGGTTATGATTCAGCTGGGGTGGCGACAGTTTGGGAAGGGGAAGTAAATTGTGTCAGGGCTAAAGGGAAACTTCACAACCTGCGTTCTAAACTGGAACAATTGGCTACACCTGCTCAAATTGGCATTGGTCATACACGCTGGGCAACTCATGGTAAACCAGAAGAGTATAATGCCCATCCCCATATGGATACAGCTATGCGGATTGCTGTGGTTCAGAATGGCATTATCGAAAACTACCGCGAGTTAAGAGAAGAACTCAAACACAAAGGACATGAATTTCGTTCGGAAACAGATACAGAAGTCATTCCTCACCTCATAGCCGAATTTCTCAAACATCCTCCTTCTCACCCTCTTGCTACCTCCCCTTCCCCCTTCCTAGAAGCAATTCGCCAAGCTGCTAACCACTTACAAGGAGCATTTGCGATCGCTGTCATTTCTGCTGATTATCCCGACGAATTGATTGTCGTGCGTCAGCAAGCACCATTGGTGATCGGATTTGGACAAGGCGAGTTCTTTTGCGCCTCAGATACGCCAGCGATTGTGGCCTATACCCGTGCCGTATTACCCCTAGAGAATGGCGAGATAGCCCGTCTGACACCCTTGGGAGTGGAGATTTATAACTTTGCTGGGGACAGATTAAAAAAACAACCCCGGATGCTCAATTTGCATCCTACAATGGTAGAGAAGCAGGGATTCAAACACTTTATGCTCAAAGAAATTTATGAGCAACCAGGAGTGGTAAGAGCTAGCTTGGAAGCATACTTTAATCCCGATGCTAGTTCTGATGAATCTTTCCTATCACCAGTTAATTTGGGCTTAGGTGCAGAATTTTACGCAGATTTAGCACAAATTCATATTGTTGCTTGTGGTACAAGTTGGCACGCCGCCTTAGTCGGGAAGTATTTACTGGAACAGTTAGCAGGTATTTCCACTCAAGTACACTATGCTTCTGAGTACCGCTATGCACCATCCCCCCTGACACCGAATACATTAGTTATTGGTGTGACTCAATCAGGGGAAACTGCGGATACTTTGGCAGCCTTGGCGATGGAAAAAGAACGCCGCCAGGGGAAAGAACCAAAATATCAGGCGCGACTTTTGGGGATTACCAATCGCCCAGAAAGCAGTCTTGGTCATCTTGTCACCCATATTATTAATACTTTGGCTGGTATTGAAATTGGAGTAGCGGCAACAAAAACTTTTAGCGCTCAACTCATGGCGTTTTATGCCCTAGCTTTAGATTTAGCCTATCATCGTCAGACAATAGCCCCAGATAAACTAGCAGATATTATCCAAGGTTTACGGCAGATTCCTAAAGAAATCGAAGCTACCTTAGAACGTCAGGAAAAATTGACAGAACACCTAGCTCACGAATTTGCGGAAACTCAAGACTTCATCTTTTTGGGTAGAGGCATTAACTTTCCCATTGCTTTGGAAGGAGCTTTAAAACTCAAAGAAATCAGCTACATTCACGCTGAAGGTTATCCAGCAGGAGAAATGAAACATGGCCCCATCGCACTGTTAGATGCAAAAGTGCCGGTGGTGGCGATCGCATATCCTGGTAGTGTTTACGAAAAGGTGATTTCCAACTCTCAAGAAGCCAAAGCCAGAGATTCCCGGTTAATAGGTATTACACCAGTCAGTGATGGCGAAGCCGCAGAAATCTTTAACGATTTACTTCCTGTATCATCGGTAGATGAATTACTCTCGCCCATCCTCACAGTCGTGCCTTTGCAACTCTTGGCATATCACATTGCTGCCCGTCGCGGTTTAGATGTTGATCAGCCGAGAAATTTGGCAAAATCAGTAACTGTTGAGTAGTACAAAAACATACAGCTTTGATTTGAGATAATGGCTTCTGAACAAGATATATTACTTGCAGAAGCTATTTTTGTGGCTAAGTAATATAAATATTGATGTATCTGATAAATTAACGTGAGTCTCCAACAGAGACGCAGCTGCGGGAAGGGCAAAAGAAAAAATACGTTTTCTTAGGAGTTCGACGGAACTAAAAAACCCCTCTCCAAACCTCTTACTCCCCTCTCTCAAACCTGGGAGAGGGGCTGGGGGTGAGGGAAAACATAGGATATCAAGGCAAAATAACCTAGACACACCCCAAATCAAACTTCAAAATTTCATGCCCAAATCATCCCCCAGAATCCGAGGAACCACACCGGAAATAGAAGCCGCAGCTATACAACTACGCCAAAAACTCACGCCTGCTGAAAAGCAACTCTGGCAAGCTTTAAGAGGAGGTAAACTAGGTGGTTTCAAGTTCCGCCGTCAGCACCCCGTTGGACGTTTTATTCTTGATTTTTACTGTCCAGCTTGCAAACTAGTCATTGAAGTAGATGGGGCAATTCATAATTATCAGGCAGACTATGATGCAGAGAGAACAAAATATTTAGAAGCTTACGGTTATACAGTTGTGCGTTTTCAGAATGAAGAAGTTATGCAACAATTGGAAAAAATTTTAGAGCAAATTCTTGAAGCTGTAATAACCCTCACCCCCAACCCCTCTCCCGTCATCGGGAGAGGGGGGTAATTTAGTTCCCCTTCTTCTCATGTTGGGGAGAAGGGGTTAGAGGATGACGGAACAAAACCACTGAATGCTCTTTTGAAACTCCCTGATTGATATTATGAAAATAGGTTCCTTAGAGGGTGTTTGAAAAGTTTCAGTAGGTATAAAAATGTCATTCTGACTGGAGCGGAGCGTCAGGAAGAATCTAGGTTTTGTGGCACATACCGAGATGTTTCATTCCGCTACGCTGCATTCAACATGACAAAGAAACAGACTTTTCAAACAACCTCTTAGGGAAATACATTCTTATTGTGCTTTTATCCTTTACGGACAACGGGGATGAAGACCACCCTGAGTACAAATGTAAGCTAGTTGTCTAGCATCTAAGTTTTTGGCTTGGGAAAAATCCACACCTTTAACTACGGCGGATACTGCGCCTAAATCCGGAGTTTGGACGAATTGATCGGCAGGATCTTGTTTATTGGGAGTCAGAATTGTATCTTTGAAATCAGCACCGGCGACATTTGCTCCGCGTAAGTCTACAAGACTGAGGTCGGCATTGCGGAGGTTAGTATTTTCTAACTGGGCAGAGCGTAAAATCGCACCTGTCAGCCGGGCAGCACTGAGGTCAGCATTGCTGAGATTAGCTCTTTCTAAATCAGCGCCGGATAAATCTGAACCTTGCCAATCAGTTTTAGTTAAATTAGCAAATGATAATTGAGTACCGATCGCTATTACTCTACCAAGACGCGCCCCATATAGGTTAGCTTCGTTCAACTTGGCATCACCTAAATCGGCTCCAGTTAGGCTAGCATTTTCTAGCAGTGCATCCCGCAAATCAGCTCCGACTAATTGGGCGCTGCTGAGGTTTGCACCAACTAAACGCGCATTGGCTAAATTAGCTCTGTTGAGGGTAGCGCGACTTAAATCACTGCCACTCATCACTACACGACTGAGGTTAGCGTCAGTGAAATTAGCTTGTTTCATCTGGGCTTGACTTAGGTCAGCGATCGCATCATCATATGTATCCAAACGTCCATCATCACCAGGACTACGAAAACGGCTGCCCTTAAAACTGGCTTGGTTAAGATTGGCAGATTTAAATTTAACTCCTGATAAATCAGCATTGTCTAAAACCAAGTTAAAGAAGGAACTACCAGGAGTACCACTTTGTCCTAGTTGGGTGCGACTGAGGTCAAGTCCTTGGGTTTTGCCCCCATAAACACTGAGAATTTTGTTAATTGTCTGTTGATTAATTTGTAATCGTTTTTGCCGGACTTCTCGTTCTGAGGATGCACTGCTCACAGCCTCTAATTCACCAGCCAGGAACTGATTTTTATTTTTTAATTCGGGGATGGCTTCAGTTCCCACACTTGTCAGTGCTTGTTGGATGGTATCTAATAGGATGGGGTTAGTTTCATTCACCAGCAAATCTGTTAAAAACTGGATGGACTGGGAATCCTTGAGGCTACCTAAAGCCAAAATTGTGCTTTGGCGCTCTGTTACACTGGCGGCAGATTCAGGACTCAATTGTTTGACCAATGCCAAAAACTGCTCACTATTGATTTTTTGTGATTCTCTGTGACCTTGCTGAGTTTGGATGTAAATTTGCGTACCAATCAGCGTTGCCAGCACAGCCGTCATACTGGTAATAGCCACACCAAAAACTGTCAGGCTGGGGTTTTGCTGCATCCGTCGCCACAAGGACAGCAAACTGCCGTTATTGGTATTGCTAACTTCTGATGGAGTGTAACCCATGGCCATTGTGGCTGAAGCGGCTACATTACCTTCAATTTCATGGCTAGTAGCAGATAAACCTCGTCCACTGGCGGCGACATCTGGGGATGGCACAGGCCGATGACTATCTACCACATAAGTACCTGCCAACCAATCGTGCAATGCTTTACGTCCCCGGCGAGCTGGTAAGGCTAAACCCTCACCTAAAACCATTAATACTGCCAATGATGTAAATAATCCCAAGTTAGGAAAAGCAAAACTGTAGCGCCAGAGAATATAAGCAATGGACATAGGTACAGTCCAGCGCCCGATGCCTTCCCGCACGACTACGGTGGCTAAACCCGGTGCTGTGCCTTCTTCGTTCACTACTTTGACCCCAAACCAACGCTTAGGAAGGGTACTACCTGTTTTTCCCAGTAGGTATAATTGCCACCAGGACAGAGTTGTGGGTGCTAACAAGGCTAACATCCACAAGAAATTAGTCGGCCAAGCTACATTACGAATACCATAGTTAGCGGGCAGTGCTAGAGGTCTGGCGATCGCTCTTTCTGTGACTACTAATACAGGATGAAGCGGTACACGATTGACGTTACCCAGAGAATTTACATATACACCAATACCGTAAGGAACCAAGCCACTAGTAACTACTATGGCCATTTCTGCTGCCCAAGCAGCCAAGCGCCTTGTCGCTAAGGGTAGTGAATTGGTTTTTGCTGGATTTTTAGTGTGATTTGGTTGATTATTACTTTTTTTAACAATTGGCGTGGTCATTACAGAGTTCCCTTTAAATTTATTCTTTTGCCGATGTCGGCGTGCTTAAAATAAGGACTATTGCTGATTTTTCCAGTTGCCAGATAGGAAAAATTTGTATCCAAGATACACTAACCCAGCGAGCAGCGCCAGACTAATCACCAAGGTCACAAGTTTCATCACCATTTGGGCGATGGTTATGCCCAATAATACTGCCACACCCGATATTATGAGCTTATTTGTTCCGGATAAGCCATTAAACCAGAGTTGCCATTTCTGGACGTGGGCAGGGAAATTAAGCCTACTTGTTTGGGGATTTTGCTCTGTTTCTGAATGCTGGGCATTCATCTGTGCCTCTAGTTGTTGGAGGCGACGCTGTAAATCATCTTCTGGTTGAGGATTCATCAATTTTTTATCTCAGCTAAAACACTCAACAATCACGAGACATTTATTTAAGACTTACGCAGTGTGAGAGATTTTTGTCAATAGTTAATATTCCCAATATCTTAATTTTGAACGCCAGTCCGGTAACCTGCGGCTTCGCAAAGTATCTCCAAGGGAAAGATAACTACAAGTCTAACCACTGCTTTGGGCTGGTGAGTGAGAAAACCTCCTTCCTCTGCATTCATGGTCTATTTTCAATATAGTTACCTCAATAATGAGATACTTTATTTAATCTTTAATATTTAGGGATAAAATAATTAATCCAGTTTATAAAATTTTATACAACGCCTTCAGGAACATCAACTGACTCTCAACGTCTCTTAACTCAGACTATTCATCCTCAATATCGCTCTAGATATCATCGGGAGCATTAAATAAATAATATGAACACACTTAATCTATTTAAAGTTGTTCCCGCAGCTTTAGCGATGTTTTTGACGTTTACTCAAGCTAGTTTGGCACAAACACCACCCGTCCAAATTAACAGTAAATTATCCTCAGATCCATTGGTCTTAAGCGGTAGGTCTGGAGGTACAGTTAAAAGCAATTGTGGGAATGTTGCTGCTACCCCCAATCAAATTCTCGAAGTTAAAGAGGCACTACCTTACTTACGCTTAACGGTGGAAAGCCCAGGTAAACCGACACTATTAATCAATGGCTCTGGTGGACGGTTCTGTGTTATGGCAGATAGCTATTCTGGGGGTAAGGCGGAACTGTCCGGTTATTGGCAGCCTGGCAGATATCTGTTGTTTATAGGTGATTTATCTCCAAATCAGTATAACTATAGCCTTTCCATTTCGCAACAACAGCCAAAAAAATGAAAGGGATTGGGGAATGGGGATTTTTTAGCCTGGCCACACCAGTAGGCGATCGCCTTGAGTGTTAAACTCTGTTAAGCTGCATAAATCTTATACTATTGGCTGATAAATAAACATAAAACGCCCTCCTAGAACTCTTACCCTCTGATATTCAGGGGGTTTTTGCTGTTTTTTCCCAACCCCCCGCATCAAAAAAACAAAAATTTGTGTGTCATCAAGTTATTAATCAAGATATTTGAGTCAATAATTATTTAATTAGTTCAGGTCATAAGTAAATAAACAAAATTAATTTCCATTAAGTTAGGACTTATGCGGTGTCACTAAATTTTCTGGCTTTTTTGTCAATAGTCAATAGTCAATAGTCAATAGTCCAAAAAAACTTGATTAAGGTGTACTTCATTCAACCCAGAAACGCTGTATTTATGATTCTCCCCAAACCCAACCTAGAAGACATTGAAATCAAGTTGCTATTAGAAGGAATATACCAGTACTACGGTTATGACTTCCGCAATTATGCCTTGTCTTCTCTTAAACGTCGTCTTCAGAGTTTTATGCGCTTGGAGGGTTTAGAGAATGTTTCTGCATTGCAAGAACAATTACTACATGATCGCACTTGTTTAGAAAGATTTTTACTGAGTTTGACAGTCAATGTCACATCCATGTTTCGTGATCCCAGCTTTTATTTAGCTTTCCGAAATCAGGTAATTTCCTTACTGCGAACTTACCCCTTTATCCGCATCTGGCACGCTGGCTGTTCAACAGGCGAAGAAGTTTACTCAATGGCCATCCTCCTACAGGAAGAAAATATTTACCACCGTTGTCGGATATATGCAACCGACACTAATGAGAAAGTATTACAAAATGCCAAAAGTGGGATTTTTCCGCTAAAAATGATGCAGGACTACACCCAACTTTATTTAAGAGCAGGAGGTAAACAGTCTTTTTCCGAATATTACACCGCAGCTTATGATCATGCAATTTTTCGGACTTCCCTACGAGAAAACATTATCTTTGCTCAACACAATTTAGCCACGGATAGTTCTTTTAATGAGTTTAACGTCATCTTTTGCCGTAACGTCCTCATATACTTCAATCAAGTACTACAAAAGCGAGTACACACGCTCTTTTATAACAGTCTGTGTAACTTTGGTATCTTGGGTTTAGGCAAGCAAGAATCCATCAGATTCACTCCTTATGAGCAGTACTATGAGGAAATAGCTAAAGGCGAGAAACTCTACCGGAGGCTCAACTAATGTCTTTTGAGATTGTAGTTATTGGCACTTCTTTAGGAGGGTTATCCGCATTGCAACATCTTCTCAAAGACTTATCTGTTGATTTTCCAGTACCAGTGGCAATTGTGCAACATCGGCACAAGGAATCTGACGATACCCTGAGAGCATTACTGCAAGAATATGCTTTATTGCCTATTCGAGAAGTAGAAGATAAAGACGAAATCTCACCAGGACAAATTTACTTAGCGCCAGCCGATTATCATTTACTGGTTGAACCTGGTTATTTTTCCCTCTCGACTGAGCAACCTGTTTCCTTCGCCAGACCCTCTATTGATGTACTGTTTGAATCAGCAGCAGATGTCTATGGGTCACAGGTCATTGGTGTAATATTGACTGGGGCAAATCAAGATGGTAGCGCCGGACTAAAAAAAGTCAAAGCTAGAGGAGGTGTCACTGTTGTGCAAGATCCTACTACTGCTGCCTGTGGAATTATGCCAGGCGCAGCTATATCGGTTGTTGCAGTAGACTGGATTTTGTCACTCTCAGAAATTTCTCCCCTATTAATAAATCTTTGTTATTCTATACGGAACTGAATTCATGCAGCCAGAAACCAATGTAAACATCCTTTTGGTGGATGATAAAGTGGAAAATTTACTGGCACTAGAGGCTATTTTGGAGCGACTAGGCGCAAATTTAGTCAGAGCAACTTCTGGGGAGGAGGCTTTGCGCTGTCTGTTGCATCAGGATTTTGCAGTGATTTTGTTAGATGTGCAAATGCCAGGGATAGATGGCTTTGAAACTGCAACTCTGATTCGTAATCGAGGAAGATCCCGGCAAACACCAATCATCTTTCTCACTGCTTTTAGTACCAGTGACCAAATGCTATTTAAGGGTTACGCTTTAGGGGCAGTTGATTATCTGCTCAAACCCATAGATGCTAATACTCTTATTTCTAAAGTTACAGTATTTGTCGAACTTTTTCGGAAAACTCAAGCTATCCAACAGCAAGCAGCACAATTAGCAGCAATCAATGCTGAACTCAGGCAAAGTGAAGAGCGTTTTCGTTCTCTGAGTACTTGTTCACCTCTGGGTATTTTTGAAACTGATACCCAAGGACGTTGTACTTACACAAATCCCCGTTATCAAGCGATTTGTAGTTTGAGTGCCGCCGAGAGTTTACAAACAAGATGGTTAGAATCAGTACATCCAGAAGATCAAGCAAGTGCGATCGCTAGTTGGTCTGATTATATTGCCCAGGGTGGCGACTACTCACAAGAATTCCGCTTTCAAACTGCTGATGGCAGTATCCGTTGGGTGCAAGTTAACTCTTCACCCATGCTTTCTAGTCAGGGTGAATTGTTAGGCTATGTCGGTACGCTAGCAGATATCACGACCCGCAAGCAAGCTGAAGAAATCCGCGCGCAAGTCATTCGAGAACAAACTGCCAGACAAGAAGCTGAGACGGCGAACCGGATGAAAGATGAGTTTTTAGCTGTTCTCTCCCATGAACTCCGCACACCCCTCACTTCCATGTTGGGTTGGTCAAAAATCCTCCGTGCTAAAAAACTAGACGAAAAATCTACAGCTAGAGCCTTAGAAGCAATTGAACGCAATGCGACTTCCCAAGTACAACTAATTGAGGATATTTTGGATGTATCACGGATTATTCGTGGTCAACTCAGGCTGAATTTATCTGCTGTCAATTTAATCACTGTCATAGAAGCGGCTCTTGATGCAGTGCGTCCCCTGGCAGAAGCCAAAAGTATTACAATCAGCAACGCGCTTGATGCTTCTCTGGGTTCAGTTTGTGGAGATCCCACACGGTTACAGCAAATTGTCTGGAATCTCTTAACGAACGCCATTAAGTTCACACCAAAGGAAGGTAAGGTAGAAGTCCGCTTAGAAATTATTCAACCAGCAGATACCGCTACCAATCATCTTAACTACGCCCAAATTCAAATTATTGATACTGGCATCGGCATTGAGCCAGAATTTCTCCCTAAAGTCTTTGAGCGCTTCCGACAAGCAGACAGCACCACAACGCGATCGCACAGTGGCTTAGGATTAGGATTGGCGATCGTCAGGCATCTGGTAGAATTGCACAAAGGCATAATTTTAGCAGAAAGTCAAGGTTCAGGTAAAGGTTCTACCTTTACTGTCAGACTACCCCTCATGCCACAAGAAACAGCACCAGTGCCATCAGCACAATCTGAGTCTCAATCTTCTTTCTTCGTCGGCTGCAAAATTCTCATCGTTGACGATGAAACCGACACCCGCAATTTTCTCGCCTTCTTATTTGAAGAATATGGCGCAGTTGCTTCTACCACAGCCTCAGTGGAAGCAGCCTTGGCAGTAATTGAAGAATTGCAACCAGATATTATTGTCAGTGACATCGGTATGTCAGAACAAGATGGTTATACACTGATTCGCAAATTGCGTTCTTTAACACCAGAACAAGGAGGAAAAATTCCAGCGATCGCTCTGACTGCATATTCACAAGCAGAAGATCGTCTGAAAATGATCGAATCTGGATTCCAACATTATCTATCTAAACCAGTTGATCCCCATCAATTAATCTCTGTAGTCGCCAATCTTCTCCAGTTAGGGACTGCCAACTAAAAAAATATACAATCACTTTGGTGAACAGGGGAGGCAGGGGAGGAAACCCACATTTCTCACAAAACGGTAGGGGCGGGTTCACAAATATGCTTCAATTTTTGGGTTCTAAAAAATTGTACTTAATCGGAAAAAAC
Coding sequences within it:
- the glmS gene encoding glutamine--fructose-6-phosphate transaminase (isomerizing), which produces MCGIVGYIGTQAATEILLAGLEKLEYRGYDSAGVATVWEGEVNCVRAKGKLHNLRSKLEQLATPAQIGIGHTRWATHGKPEEYNAHPHMDTAMRIAVVQNGIIENYRELREELKHKGHEFRSETDTEVIPHLIAEFLKHPPSHPLATSPSPFLEAIRQAANHLQGAFAIAVISADYPDELIVVRQQAPLVIGFGQGEFFCASDTPAIVAYTRAVLPLENGEIARLTPLGVEIYNFAGDRLKKQPRMLNLHPTMVEKQGFKHFMLKEIYEQPGVVRASLEAYFNPDASSDESFLSPVNLGLGAEFYADLAQIHIVACGTSWHAALVGKYLLEQLAGISTQVHYASEYRYAPSPLTPNTLVIGVTQSGETADTLAALAMEKERRQGKEPKYQARLLGITNRPESSLGHLVTHIINTLAGIEIGVAATKTFSAQLMAFYALALDLAYHRQTIAPDKLADIIQGLRQIPKEIEATLERQEKLTEHLAHEFAETQDFIFLGRGINFPIALEGALKLKEISYIHAEGYPAGEMKHGPIALLDAKVPVVAIAYPGSVYEKVISNSQEAKARDSRLIGITPVSDGEAAEIFNDLLPVSSVDELLSPILTVVPLQLLAYHIAARRGLDVDQPRNLAKSVTVE
- a CDS encoding endonuclease domain-containing protein, with the protein product MPKSSPRIRGTTPEIEAAAIQLRQKLTPAEKQLWQALRGGKLGGFKFRRQHPVGRFILDFYCPACKLVIEVDGAIHNYQADYDAERTKYLEAYGYTVVRFQNEEVMQQLEKILEQILEAVITLTPNPSPVIGRGG
- a CDS encoding pentapeptide repeat-containing protein; the encoded protein is MTTPIVKKSNNQPNHTKNPAKTNSLPLATRRLAAWAAEMAIVVTSGLVPYGIGVYVNSLGNVNRVPLHPVLVVTERAIARPLALPANYGIRNVAWPTNFLWMLALLAPTTLSWWQLYLLGKTGSTLPKRWFGVKVVNEEGTAPGLATVVVREGIGRWTVPMSIAYILWRYSFAFPNLGLFTSLAVLMVLGEGLALPARRGRKALHDWLAGTYVVDSHRPVPSPDVAASGRGLSATSHEIEGNVAASATMAMGYTPSEVSNTNNGSLLSLWRRMQQNPSLTVFGVAITSMTAVLATLIGTQIYIQTQQGHRESQKINSEQFLALVKQLSPESAASVTERQSTILALGSLKDSQSIQFLTDLLVNETNPILLDTIQQALTSVGTEAIPELKNKNQFLAGELEAVSSASSEREVRQKRLQINQQTINKILSVYGGKTQGLDLSRTQLGQSGTPGSSFFNLVLDNADLSGVKFKSANLNQASFKGSRFRSPGDDGRLDTYDDAIADLSQAQMKQANFTDANLSRVVMSGSDLSRATLNRANLANARLVGANLSSAQLVGADLRDALLENASLTGADLGDAKLNEANLYGARLGRVIAIGTQLSFANLTKTDWQGSDLSGADLERANLSNADLSAARLTGAILRSAQLENTNLRNADLSLVDLRGANVAGADFKDTILTPNKQDPADQFVQTPDLGAVSAVVKGVDFSQAKNLDARQLAYICTQGGLHPRCP
- a CDS encoding protein-glutamate O-methyltransferase CheR, with the protein product MILPKPNLEDIEIKLLLEGIYQYYGYDFRNYALSSLKRRLQSFMRLEGLENVSALQEQLLHDRTCLERFLLSLTVNVTSMFRDPSFYLAFRNQVISLLRTYPFIRIWHAGCSTGEEVYSMAILLQEENIYHRCRIYATDTNEKVLQNAKSGIFPLKMMQDYTQLYLRAGGKQSFSEYYTAAYDHAIFRTSLRENIIFAQHNLATDSSFNEFNVIFCRNVLIYFNQVLQKRVHTLFYNSLCNFGILGLGKQESIRFTPYEQYYEEIAKGEKLYRRLN
- a CDS encoding chemotaxis protein CheB, translated to MSFEIVVIGTSLGGLSALQHLLKDLSVDFPVPVAIVQHRHKESDDTLRALLQEYALLPIREVEDKDEISPGQIYLAPADYHLLVEPGYFSLSTEQPVSFARPSIDVLFESAADVYGSQVIGVILTGANQDGSAGLKKVKARGGVTVVQDPTTAACGIMPGAAISVVAVDWILSLSEISPLLINLCYSIRN
- a CDS encoding response regulator, with amino-acid sequence MQPETNVNILLVDDKVENLLALEAILERLGANLVRATSGEEALRCLLHQDFAVILLDVQMPGIDGFETATLIRNRGRSRQTPIIFLTAFSTSDQMLFKGYALGAVDYLLKPIDANTLISKVTVFVELFRKTQAIQQQAAQLAAINAELRQSEERFRSLSTCSPLGIFETDTQGRCTYTNPRYQAICSLSAAESLQTRWLESVHPEDQASAIASWSDYIAQGGDYSQEFRFQTADGSIRWVQVNSSPMLSSQGELLGYVGTLADITTRKQAEEIRAQVIREQTARQEAETANRMKDEFLAVLSHELRTPLTSMLGWSKILRAKKLDEKSTARALEAIERNATSQVQLIEDILDVSRIIRGQLRLNLSAVNLITVIEAALDAVRPLAEAKSITISNALDASLGSVCGDPTRLQQIVWNLLTNAIKFTPKEGKVEVRLEIIQPADTATNHLNYAQIQIIDTGIGIEPEFLPKVFERFRQADSTTTRSHSGLGLGLAIVRHLVELHKGIILAESQGSGKGSTFTVRLPLMPQETAPVPSAQSESQSSFFVGCKILIVDDETDTRNFLAFLFEEYGAVASTTASVEAALAVIEELQPDIIVSDIGMSEQDGYTLIRKLRSLTPEQGGKIPAIALTAYSQAEDRLKMIESGFQHYLSKPVDPHQLISVVANLLQLGTAN